The Pseudanabaena yagii GIHE-NHR1 genome segment TTTAGTAGTTTTGGTCGCTAATTTATCTAGGCGATCGCGTAAGGTCGATAGCTCAGTGGCAAATTCTTCTTGCAGTTTTTTGATAGTAGCGATATCCGCTTGACTAACTTTATCTGCAAAACCTGTAGCCATGATCTCATTGATTTTAGCTAAGCAAGCATTAATCCCTGATGCAAATTCATATCTTGATATGGATTGCTGACCACGAAATGTCCGATCAGGATAACCCGCAATACATCCATAGCGCTCAACTAAAGTTTGCAATGCCGTAAATGACCAATCCTGCGATCGCACATCACTCAACTGAGAAACTGATGTCACTTGCTCTGTATTTACAGGGGCATTCACAGTTTCCAAATTCTGAGTCTTGATAGGCTTTAACTGAGATTGGGCGATCGCTGGTTTGTCAAATCCCATGAGAGATAAGCCTATGTATAGTAAACCTACCCCAGCCACAAAAAATAGCCTGAATATTATTTGCATCTGTATACAGCAATCCTAATTTAATGTATTGGGAGATTTTGGCTTTTGTAGGCAACAAACTCTTACTTCACTAGTATGAAAAACACCATACAGTCTATTTAGTTTTTATCTAATCTGGAGAAAACATTGAAAAGCCTGATTAGCAAGCTTTTCAATGTTTTCTCTGGCTTTTAATAGAGAGGAAAGCGTTATATGCGCTGGTATTCTACAGTAAGAATTTCAAAATGCCGCATCTAAATTATGAGGAAGCATATATGCTTTACACACCACCTTGGCATCTGACTAATGGGTTACTGATGACGCTGTATGTAGCGTTAAGAGTTAGCCAAAAGTGGGAAAACTTTACGGTTGAACCAGAACCTATTTATCAAGAACATATTTTTATAGGTGCAAATGGAGTTCCTATTTTTGGTAAATACGCAATTCCTCCCAATGCGAAAGGAACTATAGTGGGAACCTATGGCATTACAGGCGACCTCGATAATCAATGGTTTCTCAAAATTCTTGGTCGTAAGGCTTTTGCCAAAGGATATGCCGTAGTTTTATTTGATTGGCGCGCCCATGGTAAAACTGCCGAGCTTTCTCCGACCCTGACATCAGATGGACTCTATGAAGGCGAAGATTTTATTCGCATTGCTAATACTACGAAACAATTAGGATGTCCATCACCATTTTGGCTAACAGGATATTCGCTCGGTGGACAGTTGGCTCTATGGGGAATTAAGGCTGGTGAAACGATCGCTAGTTGGGGTAGTGATATAGCAATTACATCTAAGGATATTGCGGGCGTTGCAGTGATTTGTCCTAGTGTGGACTCAAATCGATCGCTTACTTATTTAGTTAAGGATGAATTAGGTAGATTCTTAGAAAAGGCGATCGCTCGCGAACTGAAGAAATTGGCTAGAGGTATGGCAAAAATACATCCTGAAACAATTGATCGAGATGCCGTAGAGCGGGCTAATAGTATTTGGGGATTTGATAATGAGTTGACGATCGCAAAACTAGGATTTTCCACGGTAGAGGAATATTACGATGCTAGTTGTCCTTTATATTTCATGCCACATTTACAAAAGCCCACACTCATCCTATATGCCCAAGATGATCCGATGTTTGACCCATCAATTGTTGCAGATTTAGAAAAAATTGCTCAAGAAAATTCTGCGATTAAACTGATGGTCACACAATATGGTGGTCATGTTGGTTATGTCAGTAGCAAAAAATGTCAACACCAATATGGCGATCGCGATCGTTGGTGGGCATGGAACCGCATTTTTGAATGGATTGAATCCTACTCCATTCCCAGTGAATGAGTATCTTGCTAATGAAAGAGCAACCCTTCGGGTTGCTCTTTCATCAACGTCAGTTCGGGTTAAGCTGGTAAATTTCAAAGCCCATTTCAAATTATCCAGAACTGACGTTTCATTAGCAAGATGAATTTAAGAAATTAGAGTTTTGGTAGTATCCTGCTCAACTATTGGTTGAGCAATTAAACCAGCTAAGCGTTTTGACTGCGAAAAAACACGATAGTTGTCTAGATTCACATCAGGAAAATCATTTTCCAGATTTTTCATTTTCACTAAGCTATAGTCTGTATCTTCATCAAAAATTGCCAAGGTGACATTTAAAACATCTAAAAAGCTAATAAAATAGCGACATTCAACTTCATCATAGTTACCATAAAACTTGATTAGTTCCGCGATATAACTTTCTAGATACAAACGACTTGTGGGACAGATCAGTACAACTTTCAGTAATAGAACCACATATCCTAGAAAGTTATTGCCCTCTAAGGACAACTGTAAAAACTCAGATGGCTGGCGACGCTCATTTAATAACAGATATTGTAAAACTCGATTGCAGGCTACGTGCAATAAGCTACCCTTCATAAATTGGTCATTTTGATGTTCTTGAAAACGCCTAAACTTTTGGACTACAGTTAAGCGCATGATTTCAGGAATCTCTAAGTCATCTCTCGAAATACCTAAATAGTCGAGTAGATAATCTTTAAATTCCGCAAAAGTCATATCATCAACTTGGTTGCGAAACCTCTTAGCGATCCCTCTTAAGTCTTCATGACCATGCTTATTCAATACTTTTTTAATTAAAATCAGCACGCCATCCCCTAACGTAGTCGGATTTTGACGTTGGCTAGAAGATCCAGATTTAGACTCAATCCTAGCTGTATATAGGGCTAAATCAAACTTAAATTGCTTTTTGATTTTACGCGCCAAAATTTCTGCATATTGGCGTTGTTCTGGCGGCTTATTAAAATCTGTATATTCTGAAACGAGCAAGTAAGAGGAAAAGCGTTCGCTCCAATTATGATAGCTTTTGTATACTCCCGATCTCCCTGAGAGCGATCGCAAAGTTTTATATTCTTCAGATTGAACAAAGTTTTGCAGCCATTGCCTTAGCTTTTTGAGTTTATAAATCCTAGTAGGAATACTAATAGAATGTGACAAAAAAAGATCAACTAATTTCTGGCAGGCGCTAATATTACCATTGAGTGCCCAGTTGTTATTGAGGATATAGCAACAGCGCAAAAGTGTATTTTTAAACTCATGTTCTTTGCTATAAAAAATGATTTCACCTAAAGCATTATAGGCATTAACATTATCAATCTCTTCATAATTAATAAACAGCCTTTCAAATTGCCTTAAAATATCATCAACTTGATAATGTTTGATAATTGCCAAAAAGAAATTATAGATATACTGTTGGGCTTGCTCAAGACTACCCGAAGTTATATCTGTAACTTGTTCTTGAAAATGTTCAGATTCGTATTGGTTATAAAACTGTGCCATACCGATATATTCCTAAGCAACAGTAAAATCTCTCAAACATTAGGTTTGATCAATATTATACTAATCAAAAAAAGATGTGTTGAAGAATTGACTCAAAAATTCATCTAAAAGTTTCTTTGATTATGGGAGAACAATTCTCCTAAAAGTTTTAGGCAAAAGAAAACAGGATAAATCTTGCAAAGATTTTAGAACCAATAATTTTGTAGATTTTAATGGCAACCCTTTTCCTTAGAATAAGGTTTGGATATTTTTAGTTTGTCGAAGATAAACCAAAAATATTAAAAATCTAATAATTATGTTTATGGCTTTTTGATTTTGTCACTATAGCAGTCCTAAATCATTTGTAGATTTTGGGGTTTGTGGAAGTGCACCCCTTCGGGGTGTACTTCCACAAACCATTTAGAATTGCTATAGCTATGTGGTTATGACAAAATTACGCCAAATTTACTACTAGACTACGAGGACGCACTACTTAGGATATGTTGTATAACACAATTCAATAATGATCAGGTATTTACTCAATGTATTTGCCTAAAAAAATTGCACTGATGCGTTAAACAACCAAGAGAAAAAAGAATTTTCAAGTTCTTTGAAACGAATGAACTTTACATAGAACTTAAAAATAATACTACTATCATAGTTACCGAAATATTACTAGATCAATTGAGAATTTTTAAGAATAATAAATCAAACTATCTAATGTCACGCTAAAACCACTGAAAGTATTGCAAAGTTTCAATCTTACTTACACCAAATTATTTCAAGTCCCATAAATTTGCCAAATAAGGTACATAGACGGTATATAAGCTGTATAACTTTGCTATCGCTAACCTCAAGAATCTAAACTAAATATTAAGATGCCAGCTTTTAAAATTTTTGATAATGATATTGATTTTGAAACCCTACAAGAATATCTCAGTTGTGAAGCGATCGCAGTTGATACGGAGACGATGGGTTTAATTCCTAGGCGCGATCGCTTATGTTTAATCCAAATTTGTAACGATGCAGAAATTGTGAGCTTGGTCAGAATTGGACTAGGCATCAAAGAAGCTCCCAACCTGAAGTATTTGATGGAATCGCCTGAGCTGACTAAGGTGTTTCACTTTGCTAGATTTGATGTCGCCATGATGGAAGCCCATCTAGGGATTGCCACCCATCCAATTTTCTGTACCAAAATTGCTAGCAAACTGGCAAGAACATACACTGACAAACATGGACTAAAGGAACTCGTTCGCGAATTAGAGAAGGTGGAACTAGATAAAACATCTCAATCTTCGGACTGGGGGAATGTACACGCACTATCTGAGGATCAATTGAAGTACGCAGCTAATGATGTGCGCTATCTTTTGCCTGTATATCGCAAATTGATCGACATGTTAATTCGCGAAAATCGCTACGAATTAGCCAAAGCCTGTTTTGCTCATATTCCTACAATCGTATATTTAGACTTGCTCGGCTATGCGGATGTGTTTGCCCATTAAACAACGCCTATAAACCTTGGGGATGGCAATTTCCGATCAACCAAACCAAGAAAAATTTTGAAAACGTTGCTTCGCAACGTTTTCAAAATTTTTCTTGGTTTGGTTTTGAGCGCAAAGCGCTGTAGTACAAGCTTCAACAGTCTGTAAAACTATGATTGTACTTTTTGCGACTACGATAAAAACCAAAAGCATAAAGAATTATTAGTTCAGACAAAGCAGTCAAATTATTTTGCTGTATCAAGATTACGAGCTATACCTCTATTTATGCAAAATCACACCATTAAAGGATTTCGAGCCAGTTTTTTAGATGCGATCGCCGATCCATTTTATGCCCCAGAGGCTAGCTGTATTCGATATTTTCCCGATGGTTTGTTAGTTGTTGAACAGGGCAAGGTAAAGGAGCTAGGAAATTATACGGATCTCCAAGATAAATATAGAGATCTGCCCATTACCCATTATCCCGATCGCCTCATTGTCTCAGGATTTATCGATACGCATATTCACTTTCCTCAAACAGAAATGATTGCTTCCTATGGTGAGCAGTTATTGGAATGGCTGAGTACTTACACTTTTCCCACTGAAAAGAAATTTGCCGATCGCAATTATGCATCGAAAATCGCTTCTACATTTCTGGATGAGTTACTGCGAAATGGCACAACTACGGCTCTAGTATTTACAACCATTTTTCCGCAATCAGCAGATGCTTTTTTTGAAGAAGCACAGCGACGTAATTTGCGGATGATTGCAGGGAAAGTGATGATGGATCGCCATGCCCCAGACTTTTTGACCGATACTGCCGAGTCATCTTACATAGAAACAAAACAGTTAATCGAGAAATGGCATAAATGCGATCGCCTACTCTATGCAGTCACTCCAAGATTTGCCGTTACTTCTACTCCAGAGCAATTAAGTAATGTCAGCAAACTATTGACTGAATTTCCTGATGTGTATTTGCACACGCATCTATCGGAAAATGTCAAAGAAGTTGCCTATGTTGAGGAAGTTTTTCCTGAGAGTGCAGGTTATTTAGATGTTTATGATCAGGCAGGCTTAGTAGGTGAAAAATCGGTTTTTGCTCATGGGGTGCAGCTTACTGATCAGGAATTCGCGAGACTATCTGAGGCAAAAGCAGCGATCGCTTTTTGTCCAACTTCAAATATGTTTTTAGGAAGTGGGCTTTTTAAAATTGAAAAGGCAAAGTCGCAGGAAACTCCAGTAAAAGTGGGTCTAGGTACTGATGTGGGTGCAGGAACGAGCTTTTCAATGTTAAAGACTGCTTGCGCCGCCTATCAAGTCGCACAGTTGCGATCGCAAAAGTTATCCGCTTTTCAAGCTCTATTTCTCGCCACCTTGGGCGGCGCAAAAGCATTATGTCTTGAGGATAAATTAGGAAATTTCGAGATCGGCAAGGAAGCTGATTTTGTAGTGCTAAATCTGCGCTCAACACCAATTATGGCGTTAAGAAATAAACCTATCGATTTAGAGCATCCACCCACCCTCGCGGAAATATCCGATCAGTTATTTGCCACGCTCATTATGGGAGATGATCGTGCGATCGCTGCAACCTACATCATGGGCGAATTAGCCCACCAAAAATAAAAGGCGCTATGCGCCTTTTATTTTTGGTGAGCTTTGAGAGAGAGTTTGCCATAGCAAACCCTCTCTCAAAGCTCACTTTAACTCGCGTTAAGAAAGATAAAAGGCTCTAAGCGCCTTTTATTTAAAACTCTGCGCTTTGAGGAAAACGAGGGAATGGAATCACATCGCGGATATTGCCCATGCCTGTAATGAACTGAACTAAACGCTCAAAACCTAGACCGAATCCAGCGTGAGGCACAGTACCATAACGACGTAAATCGAGATACCACCAGTAATCCTCAGGGTTTAGCCCCACACTGCGAATTCTTGCTTCCAAGACCTCAAGGCGTTCCTCACGCTGCGAACCACCAATGATTTCGCCGACCCCAGGCGCAAGAATATCCATAGCTCGCACAGTTTGGCGATCGCTTGCCGATTCATCATTTACGCGCATATAAAACGCCTTGATCCCCAAGGGATAATCCATCACAATGACGGGCTTTTGGAAATGCTCCTCAGCGAGAAACCTTTCATGCTCCGATTGTAAATCTAAGCCCCATGACACAGGAAACTCAAAGGTTTTGCTGCTCTTTTCGAGAATCGCGATCGCCTCAGTGTAGGTAATCCGCTCAAACTGCTCATCGACAATCTTGCGAGCATTTGCCATCACCTGATTATTTACCCGCTCTTGGAAAAACTCCATATCTTCGGGACAGGTTTCCAACACATAATTGAAAATATATTTGAGGAAATCCTCAGCAAGATCCGCATCGCCTTCAAGATCGCAAAAGGCGACTTCTGGCTCAATCATCCAAAACTCGGCAAGGTGTCGCGAAGTATTCGAGTTTTCAGCACGGAACGTGGGGCCAAAGGTATAGACATTAGAAAAGGCAGTTGCCATAATTTCTGCCTCTAGCTGACCACTCACCGTCAAGAAGGCGGGCTTACCAAAAAAGTCCTGCGAAAAATCCACAGGCTTTCCCGATGTCGCCAATTTATTTAAGTCAAAAGTGGTCACACCAAACATTTCGCCAGCCCCTTCGCAGTCACTGGCGGTCACAATTGGCGTATGTACCCACAAAAAACCACGCTCTTGGAAAAATTTATGGATGGCAAAAGCACAGGCATTTCGCACCCGAAATACTGCCCCAAACATATTTGTTCGGGGACGTAAATGGGCGATCGTCCGTAAAAATTCGATCGAGTGACGTTTTTTTTGTAAAGGGTAGGTCTCAGGATCGGCAGTGCCAAATAGCGCGATCGCATTAGCCTGCATTTCCACCCTTTGACCTTTACCCATAGACTCCACTAGAGTCCCTGATACCTCAATGGATGCACCTGTAGTTATTTGTTTAATTAGCGTTTCATAGCCATCAATTGTCTGAGGTAAAACAATTTGTAGCCCTTGTAGCGACGAGCCATCATTTAACTCCAAGAAGGCTATTCCCTTACCTTCTCGTTTAGTCCTCACCCAACCACGAAGTGTGTATGAGTCATTAGTCTGACCATCACGTAACAGGTCAATAATTCTTGCAGATGTCATACGCTAGAAATAACCGCTAGAAATAACTGTGAATAGGCTATGGAGCTATGAAATTAATCAGTGAAATTAATGATTACAAAGCTCAGGCAAGTATCCTAACACTTCAGAGCATGACATCGATAGAAACCCCTAGATGTTCCCCTTGAGAACGATTCCCCAGTAATTAAAGCTTGACATTAGCTTGCGAATTAACGTGAAAATTAGGTTGAAGTGGCTTAATTCTGATATGCCATTTCACGGATCAATGGTAGGCGATCGCTAATGTAGTGACTGAGATCATTTTGCTGATGAGAATCGAGAGCAGAGCGTTGTTTGACTTGATCAACTAACCAGCTCATGAGACCGTCATCATCAAGATTCAAAAGGAGATTAGGCTGTGCTTGGTTAACTGAGTCCCAGAAGAGACGTATAATAGCAGGTGACATGTTTGTTTACCTTAACCTTAATATTTTCCTAACAATCTATAGGTTAGTACATTTCTACGTGAGTACTGTCAAAATTCACACAAAATGAAATAAAAAACACCTCCCCCAAGATTGATTGAGATACCTGACAGTAACAAGAGAGCGTAGAAACTATACTGGCAAAGAGTTTTTACTTTTGGTGTCGCAGATAACTTCTATAAATATCTACACAAAACGTGTCATTAATTCATTCATAATTGGTCGTCTTCAGTAGGATCGGGGTGTGATTGTAGTGATCCCCGTATGTAGTGTTTTGCGCTTTCATCAAAACTAGATTTTTATATTAAGAAGGGTGACTCTGTGAGTCACCCTTCTTAATATAAAAAAACTGCTATCTTTAGCACTACCCATCTTGGAGAGGTATCGTTGGAATTATGGCTAGGCAAGTAGAAATTTGGAACGATCGCGCAGAAATTGCCAACCGATCATTGATGCTATGTCAAATCGCCTATGATGAGGCGATCGCAAAGGGTGAAAGATTTACCATTGTTGCCGCAGGTGGTAGCACCCCTAAGGTTTTATATGAACTCTTAGCCAGTAAGGAATGGGACTGGTCAAAGGTGCATGTTTTTTGGGGAGATGAACGCTATGTCCCTCCAACCGATCCCCAAAGCAATGAGGGCATGACCCGCCAAGCATGGCTTGATCGCGTAGCAATCCCTGCGGCAAATATCCATGCGATTCCGACGGACAAAGATGATCCTGCGATCGCTGCTGCCCAATATGAGCAACATATTCAAGAATTTTTTGGCGTGAGTGCAAGTGAAATCCCTCAATTTGATCTAGTTTTACTAGGGATGGGTGACGATGGTCATACCGCTTCGTTATTTCCCCACACCCCCGCCCTTAAAGTTGGCGATCGCCTTGTCACAGTTGGCTCAAAAGATGGGCAGCCAAGGATCACCTTGACAGTACCACTCATTAATCGGGCTAAAGAAATTATTTTTATGATTGAGGGGGCAGCTAAAGCTAAAGCACTCAAGGCAGTGCTAGCACCTAGTGGGGATGTAAACCAATATCCTTCACGTTTAATTACTGGTAATACGATTTGGCTATGCGATCGTACAGCCATGAATCAAAAGCAGCCATAAAAGAAGAGGCGATGCCAAGCATCGTCTTAATCCTTTATCGCAATAAAAACTACAGCTTCGACTTCGCTCAGCTAACTTACACCGAGGGCTGAGCGAAGTCGAAGCCCATCTACAAGTTATTTAAAACAGCTATATGTCAAAGCTCAATCCCCAACAATACGAGCGGCTCAGACGTGAAGCCAAATCCCCTTATCGGGGTTTACGCATATTTATATATATTGCTTTTGCAGGATCGGGACTAATTGGCGCAATTATTTTTTTAGCAAGGCTCATCGCAGGCAATGGCGAGCTAGAAGCCAATTTAGGAAACCTTACCTTACAAATTGGTGTCCTAGCGTTAATGATATGGCTCTATCGAATTGATCGCAGTAAATAGAAAAGTTCTGAACTATATCTTAAAAATACAAGTACAACATTACCATTCCTATAATTTGGAGCAGTATAAATGCCATAAAATGCTTGATCTTGCCTCACAATGATTTTAGATCATGTTGTTATAATGTCTGGATATTTAGAAATCTCCTTTGAAATCTAATTTAAAATAGGATTTTCTATTTGCCTTCTTTGGCAACCATAGCAATCCTAAATAATTCATAGTTTTTGACTAGCTATAAAAGAGCATCTAGCATTGTGAAACTTTTATAGTGAAACTGGGTTTTCTATATATATAAATCCTGTCTGTATCACAAAGCAATTGTATTTATTACAGCGTTTTGTATTAATCCAATAGCCTAAGAATTTTTGATACTTAGGCAAATCTATTATTTCAAAAATCTCTTTGTCTGTCTTTTGCTTGCAAAAGTCTATAAGAGTTACCAGTTATAGCATTTTGCAAATGATTACATAGTTATTTGCAAGCCAATCTCAATCCTAGAAATAGTTTTGAGTTTTCATTTCGCTTTAGGCAAAATGAAAATCGCTATAGTTTAATTTGATATTTTTTAATTTAGTAATATTAAAGTTTCATATTAGGTTTGGGACGGCTTGATATGCAAAGTTGCAAGAATGCCATTGAGGAATTGGTAATTACGGAAATTGATTTCCAAATTTCGCATCTACCACAATATCGACGAGACCAGATTAATGTCAGCGAAGTTGCTGCCTATGCACTCAATCGGCTACCTCCAATGTATGCAACATCCAAATCAGGATGGATGCGACAACGCAAAAAAGCCGCCACGGAAATGCGGTCACAGATAGAGTCAGCCGTGCGTCGCGCCCTTACTAGCGTCAAGCCAGATGCCCTGCGAGATTCTCGCCCTTTGCCATCCCAAGAGGTGGCAAATCATGCCCGATCGCTTGCCGATCTCCAACAAATCTTAGGTGCTGAAAATGCTTCTTGGTTAGATATTCCCACAGCATTGGAGAATGCGTTACTAACGATCAAGCTCAAAAGCTCAGTTAGTAACACTTACATGGTGCTGAGTAAGCGAGAGGCGATCACCGGCAAAGATGAAACTGTTTTTGATCGCAAACCACCAGAAATTTCTTGGAAAGGGAGACAAATGCGAACATCGACCAGTTTGGCGCAGGATGCTCAAAAGGCAAGAGACTTTCAAACTTATATGGTGGATGTCAATTATCAGTTCAGCAATGTTTTAGAAAAACTGGTACTTTCCCTTGCCTATCATCAAATTCAAAAGCTACATCCTGCGATCGCGGAAACGGTTGATTTAGGTGAAGCAACTGCCTATGTTTTAAATCGTCTCCCCACGATGTACGCCACTACCGAGAAGGGATATCGAGAATTACGATTGCGGGCAAGGGAAGTGTATGGCAAAGAAGTGGTTGCAGTCCTGAAGGAGGCGATCGCTGTCTGTGTCGAAACTCCCAACTTACAAAAAGTGCCATTGCCTCTTGCCCGTTTTGAAGCAGAGCTAGAGGAAGCTCTAGAGCAAATACGCTGGATTCTGCAACGTGATGATATTAACTGGCGCAATGCTCCCTTTATCGTTGAGGAATGTTTACAAAAAGCGGTGAGTCATGAGCTTGAATGGCGCAAACGCAGCGACTATAACTATCCCCATCATGTCTAAAGTAGCGTCAGGCTGACCATTTCACGTCATTTGCGCTGTGCTTTGCACGGCACAAATGGCTACGAAGCTCGCATTTTTGTCCACAGGTCTTTGTATTGCTGAATTGTGGGTTGTGACAATGGTGCTAGTATTTCACTTTTAGCTAAAATCTCTTGCGGGAAAAATTTGATGGGATCGGCTTTGACACTGGCAGGCACTTGCTCTAGCTCACTAGATGGACTGACTGCATCGGTTAAGGCTGTAATTTGAGCAGCGATCACAGGGGTCAGGCAAAAATTCATCCATGCGGCGGCTGTAACTGGCACTTCTCCCGTTGGCATTACCCACATATCGCTCCATAGCGCTGTTCCGTCCTGAGGAATTACCACTTTAAGGTTGGGGTTTTGGCGTTGTGCTTTGTACATATCGCTCGTCCAACCTACCGCTACTAAAGCATCATCCGCTAATAGCGACTGTAAGTAGTTATCAGAGGTATAGGTTAAAACTTGCGAATGTAGACTTTTGAGTTCTTGGGTCAACTTGGCGAAGATTTCCTGATTTTCTGCTAGGTTCTCCTGTTGGTAGGATTGACCGATTTTTTTTAAGACGAGACCAATCACTTCACGAGCATCATCGGGTAAGGTCAGTTTCAGCTTCAGTTCCGATCGCCAAAGATCAGACCATTGCGTAATATTAAATTTGAGTTTATCACTGCGGTAAGCGATCGCTGTTGCGCCCCAACGATAGGGAATCCCCCAGACTTGGTTGTTGCGAGTCACACTTTTTTGCCAAATTGGGCTAAGTTTTTGCCATTGAGGAATTTTGGCTAACAAGTCAGGAGCAATTGGCTGAATCAATGACTGAGCGATCGCTAAATCCAACCAAGCATCACCGAGGCTCGTCAGATGTGGTGCTTTATCTTTAGAATTTGGATAACTTTGTAGCTCTTGCCAAAGTTTCGATGGTAAATTCTCAGCTTTAAACTCCGTCTTGAGTTGCGATGTAGATTCAAATTGGTTAATTACCTTGCTAGGGATTGCGCCCAGTAGCCCTGTAATTTTTAGGCGATCGCGTTGATCGAAAGGATTTGACAATTGACATCCCCCAATGGAAGCGATCGCTGCGCCACCTAAAACTAGAAACTTACGTCTATCCATGAATCTTCTAAACCTACAGCACTTGCATAACTATAGAGTTTTTCATTTTGCTTACACAAAATGAAAAATCAAATCCAGAGAAATTTTGGAAAAGTCCGAGAGCGAACCTTTCCAAAATTTCTCTGGATTTAATAACTCCTCAATTAAAACAGAAAAAGAGTGAAACGCTAAGCGTTCCACTCTTTTTCCTAAAAGTGTTTAAGCTTATTTCACGAATGGGCGCATTAGCAGATAGCCAGCACCAAAGGAAGTCAGCACGATCGCGACAATTGTTAAGGTTAAAACCCAACCACTTAATCCTGTCGATTCACTAGCCTCTTCCATAGCCTCAGTGCGAAGAGGTCGAGAAGATACTTCTTCTCGAATTTCTAGCTTCGGTAATACTTTAGGAATCGGTGCGGGTGTTGGGGCAGGATTCGGCGCATCAAAAGCAGCAAAAGAACTGTCGTAATACAACGTATCACCTAATACTGGTTCATTAGCAGCTTGCGGCGCTGAGTCCGTAGCTAGTTGTCTGGCTCTAGAAATAGCCTCTTGAATAGCATTAGTTGTTTGCTGTACCGCAGCCTTACGAGGACTAGCTGGAGCAGGCTTATCAGCAGTGCGGGGTTTCGCCGCAGGTGGACGACCCTGTGGATTGCTCCGAGATGGTGCAGGATTAATCTGGGAAGAAGCCCGAATACCAGCTAAAACTTCTGAGAGTTTAGACTCTGGCAAATTTGATTGTGTGAGAATCGACTGCACTCGATCCGTGGCTTGGGCGATCGC includes the following:
- a CDS encoding YheT family hydrolase gives rise to the protein MPHLNYEEAYMLYTPPWHLTNGLLMTLYVALRVSQKWENFTVEPEPIYQEHIFIGANGVPIFGKYAIPPNAKGTIVGTYGITGDLDNQWFLKILGRKAFAKGYAVVLFDWRAHGKTAELSPTLTSDGLYEGEDFIRIANTTKQLGCPSPFWLTGYSLGGQLALWGIKAGETIASWGSDIAITSKDIAGVAVICPSVDSNRSLTYLVKDELGRFLEKAIARELKKLARGMAKIHPETIDRDAVERANSIWGFDNELTIAKLGFSTVEEYYDASCPLYFMPHLQKPTLILYAQDDPMFDPSIVADLEKIAQENSAIKLMVTQYGGHVGYVSSKKCQHQYGDRDRWWAWNRIFEWIESYSIPSE
- a CDS encoding ribonuclease D; translated protein: MKMPAFKIFDNDIDFETLQEYLSCEAIAVDTETMGLIPRRDRLCLIQICNDAEIVSLVRIGLGIKEAPNLKYLMESPELTKVFHFARFDVAMMEAHLGIATHPIFCTKIASKLARTYTDKHGLKELVRELEKVELDKTSQSSDWGNVHALSEDQLKYAANDVRYLLPVYRKLIDMLIRENRYELAKACFAHIPTIVYLDLLGYADVFAH
- the guaD gene encoding guanine deaminase, with translation MQNHTIKGFRASFLDAIADPFYAPEASCIRYFPDGLLVVEQGKVKELGNYTDLQDKYRDLPITHYPDRLIVSGFIDTHIHFPQTEMIASYGEQLLEWLSTYTFPTEKKFADRNYASKIASTFLDELLRNGTTTALVFTTIFPQSADAFFEEAQRRNLRMIAGKVMMDRHAPDFLTDTAESSYIETKQLIEKWHKCDRLLYAVTPRFAVTSTPEQLSNVSKLLTEFPDVYLHTHLSENVKEVAYVEEVFPESAGYLDVYDQAGLVGEKSVFAHGVQLTDQEFARLSEAKAAIAFCPTSNMFLGSGLFKIEKAKSQETPVKVGLGTDVGAGTSFSMLKTACAAYQVAQLRSQKLSAFQALFLATLGGAKALCLEDKLGNFEIGKEADFVVLNLRSTPIMALRNKPIDLEHPPTLAEISDQLFATLIMGDDRAIAATYIMGELAHQK
- the asnS gene encoding asparagine--tRNA ligase, coding for MTSARIIDLLRDGQTNDSYTLRGWVRTKREGKGIAFLELNDGSSLQGLQIVLPQTIDGYETLIKQITTGASIEVSGTLVESMGKGQRVEMQANAIALFGTADPETYPLQKKRHSIEFLRTIAHLRPRTNMFGAVFRVRNACAFAIHKFFQERGFLWVHTPIVTASDCEGAGEMFGVTTFDLNKLATSGKPVDFSQDFFGKPAFLTVSGQLEAEIMATAFSNVYTFGPTFRAENSNTSRHLAEFWMIEPEVAFCDLEGDADLAEDFLKYIFNYVLETCPEDMEFFQERVNNQVMANARKIVDEQFERITYTEAIAILEKSSKTFEFPVSWGLDLQSEHERFLAEEHFQKPVIVMDYPLGIKAFYMRVNDESASDRQTVRAMDILAPGVGEIIGGSQREERLEVLEARIRSVGLNPEDYWWYLDLRRYGTVPHAGFGLGFERLVQFITGMGNIRDVIPFPRFPQSAEF
- the pgl gene encoding 6-phosphogluconolactonase, whose product is MARQVEIWNDRAEIANRSLMLCQIAYDEAIAKGERFTIVAAGGSTPKVLYELLASKEWDWSKVHVFWGDERYVPPTDPQSNEGMTRQAWLDRVAIPAANIHAIPTDKDDPAIAAAQYEQHIQEFFGVSASEIPQFDLVLLGMGDDGHTASLFPHTPALKVGDRLVTVGSKDGQPRITLTVPLINRAKEIIFMIEGAAKAKALKAVLAPSGDVNQYPSRLITGNTIWLCDRTAMNQKQP
- a CDS encoding DUF3493 domain-containing protein, producing MSKLNPQQYERLRREAKSPYRGLRIFIYIAFAGSGLIGAIIFLARLIAGNGELEANLGNLTLQIGVLALMIWLYRIDRSK
- a CDS encoding late competence development ComFB family protein encodes the protein MQSCKNAIEELVITEIDFQISHLPQYRRDQINVSEVAAYALNRLPPMYATSKSGWMRQRKKAATEMRSQIESAVRRALTSVKPDALRDSRPLPSQEVANHARSLADLQQILGAENASWLDIPTALENALLTIKLKSSVSNTYMVLSKREAITGKDETVFDRKPPEISWKGRQMRTSTSLAQDAQKARDFQTYMVDVNYQFSNVLEKLVLSLAYHQIQKLHPAIAETVDLGEATAYVLNRLPTMYATTEKGYRELRLRAREVYGKEVVAVLKEAIAVCVETPNLQKVPLPLARFEAELEEALEQIRWILQRDDINWRNAPFIVEECLQKAVSHELEWRKRSDYNYPHHV